The Candidatus Manganitrophus noduliformans genome includes a window with the following:
- a CDS encoding putative quinol monooxygenase — MAKVALLVRLEAKPGKEKEVEDFLRGGLSIVQEEPATTAWFAIRLGPSTFGIFDAFPDEAGRQAHLSGRVAAALMAKAPELLAKPPDIQKVDVLAAKLPG; from the coding sequence ATGGCCAAAGTCGCGCTGTTGGTTCGACTGGAAGCAAAACCCGGAAAAGAAAAAGAAGTGGAAGATTTCCTTCGCGGAGGCTTGTCGATCGTCCAAGAAGAGCCGGCCACAACTGCATGGTTTGCCATCCGATTGGGGCCGTCGACATTCGGCATTTTCGACGCCTTCCCGGATGAGGCGGGGCGGCAGGCGCACCTCTCGGGCCGCGTCGCCGCGGCGCTGATGGCCAAGGCGCCCGAGCTTTTGGCGAAGCCCCCCGACATCCAGAAGGTCGATGTCCTTGCGGCCAAGCTTCCGGGATAG